GCCATAAGAAGAGAAGTGAAAGCGCGAAAGCCGCCAATTTTTTTTTCAAGAGCCTATGCCTCCTCCCTCTCCGCCTCCAGCCGTCTGTCCTTCGAGCGGCGGATATTGACGATCAGCAGCAGCACCAGAATCGTACCGAACAGCAGCGTAGACAGCGCGTTGATTTCGGGGCTGATGCGTTTTCTGGTCATGGAATAAATATAAATGGGCAGCGTTTGCGTTGTGCCGCTGGTAAAATAGCTGATGACAAAATCATCGATCGACAGCGTAAATGCCATGATCATGCCGGTTACCACGCCGGGGATAATCTCGGGCAGAACCACCTTCAAAAAGGATTTGGCCGGCGGGCAGCCCAGATCCTGCGCCGCTTCGTACAGGTAGGGGTCCATCTGCCGAAGCTTCGGAAGCACCGACAAAATCACGTACGGCAAAGAAAACGTGATGTGCGCCAGAATCAGCGACAGCATGCCGAGTGAAACACCGCCCATTGCACGGGCAAAGAAGACAAACAGCAGCATCAGCGATACGCCGGTGACAATTTCGGGGTTCACCATCGGGAAATTGGTGATGTTCATAACCGCCTTACGCGTCCAGCGCTTCATGCCGTTGATGCCGATGGCAGCCGCCGTACCAATCGCCGTGGCCCCCAAGGAGGAGATCAGCGCAATAATCAGCGTGTTCTGCAGCGCCTCCAGAATCAGGCGGTCCTGAACCAGCTGGCGGTACCACCGCAGGGAAAAGCCAGACCAAACCGAGCGGCTCATCGTGGAGGAATCGTTAAAGGAAAAGAGAATCAAAATAAAAATCGGGGCGTACAAAAACAGGTACACCAACGCCATATACAGGCGGGATACGGTCTTTGTCATAGTAGCATCCCCTCCCCGTCTTCGCTGCCGCCCTCGTCAAACTGGTTCATAATGCCCATACAGATCAGGATCAGCAGCATCAGAACCAGAGAAATGGCGGAGCCAAGGTTTGGGTTATAGGCGCTGCCGAGAAACTGCA
Above is a window of Faecalispora anaeroviscerum DNA encoding:
- a CDS encoding ABC transporter permease; translated protein: MTKTVSRLYMALVYLFLYAPIFILILFSFNDSSTMSRSVWSGFSLRWYRQLVQDRLILEALQNTLIIALISSLGATAIGTAAAIGINGMKRWTRKAVMNITNFPMVNPEIVTGVSLMLLFVFFARAMGGVSLGMLSLILAHITFSLPYVILSVLPKLRQMDPYLYEAAQDLGCPPAKSFLKVVLPEIIPGVVTGMIMAFTLSIDDFVISYFTSGTTQTLPIYIYSMTRKRISPEINALSTLLFGTILVLLLIVNIRRSKDRRLEAEREEA